A window of the Zeugodacus cucurbitae isolate PBARC_wt_2022May chromosome 2, idZeuCucr1.2, whole genome shotgun sequence genome harbors these coding sequences:
- the Lly_3 gene encoding uncharacterized protein Lly_3, with the protein MRKIRRRFTYKIGALLAVLTMVSFLLFIRPQEMDRNEKILIIERSIRSPMNRGECHLPQLPLNDSEVMKYYHTVDKIQCGNAQDDWVTCEKSICFVKPEISATQGEVICTYTDVIRSSDYTSKYGKSTKTKEPYILQASDFVKVVCHSSTSGNIWYGMAFGIRDGVAVKPKAPPQVPIYAGLAGGVANIVNEDNNPFVSKYFNILMFGFDSLSRNAFQRKLPKSYSYLVQDLQAIVLQGYNIVGDGTPQALVPLLTGYTELELPETRTRMPNAMNVDVYPMIWKEYARHGYYTSFNEDVPNIGTFTYRMKGFKEQPVDHYLRTLYLEAPNMWNCCTQHCIGHQPDHVVMFDYTKNFMLKYKDSPRFVFSFHGGLSHDSINLVGAADDDLNSWLRILKDTHILDNTILIMMSDHGNRFAEVRATLQGKQEERLPFFSFTFPKAFQERFPEEYANFKANVDHLTTPFDVHATLQHILALQSSTDDMENHKLNSDYYMPPEVVTENLVSSRHQQLAQKRAISLFDIIPKNRSCSDAYIEPHWCACLNWQRLSLNESEPHTPVLLKAADSIVRTINDLTNSYRHLCAPLELVHINWALRLHPHKELLSYKQNSDKDGYVADLSDKMHINEELYQLQIVVAPGQSLYEASVSYDLKTFEMQTKTTEISRVNKYGDQANCIYERNPEIRKYCYCRA; encoded by the exons ATGCGAAAAATACGTCGACGTTTCACCTATAAGATTGGTGCATTGTTAGCTGTCCTTACAATGGTTTCATTTTTACTGTTTATTCGGCCTCAGGAGATGGATCGCAATGAAAAGAT TTTAATAATAGAGCGTTCTATACGTTCACCTATGAATCGTGGAGAGTGCCATCTCCCCCAACTGCCTTTAAATGATTCAGAAGTAATGAAATATTACCATACAGTTGATAAAATCCAATGTGGAAATGCCCAAGATGATTGGGTCACATGTGAG aaatctATATGTTTTGTCAAACCAGAAATAAGTGCCACTCAAGGGGAAGTCATTTGTACTTATACAGATGTGATACGTAGCTCAGATTATACAAGCAAATATGGTAAATCGACCAAAACCAAGGAACCATATATATTGCAGGCTAGTGATTTCGTAAAAGTTGTCTGCCACAGTTCTACGTCTGGTAATATTTGGTATGGCATGGCTTTTGGCATAAGAGATGGAGTTGCTGTAAAACCGAAAGCACCTCCACAAGTTCCGATTTATGCGGGCCTCGCTGGTGGTGTTGCCAATATTGTAAATGAGGACAATAATCCTTTTGTGTCAAAGTATTTCAACATACTTATGTTTGGTTTTGACTCTCTCAGCCGTAATGCATTCCAACGCAAATTACCTAAATCGTACTCATATTTAGTACAAGATTTACAAGCCATTGTTTTGCAAGGCTATAATATTGTGGGTGACGGTACTCCCCAAGCTTTAGTACCATTGCTTACAGGCTATACTGAGCTGGAATTACCCGAGACTCGTACACGCATGCCGAATGCAATGAACGTCGATGTTTATCCAATGATATGGAAGGAGTATGCACGTCATGGATATTATACCTCTTTCAACGAAGATGTACCAAATATTGGTACATTTACATATCGAATGAAAGGTTTCAAAGAACAGCCAGTCGATCACTATTTGCGCACACTATATTTAGAAGCACCTAATATGTGGAATTGCTGCACACAACACTGCATAGGCCATCAACCAGATCATGTTGTAATGTTTGATTAcactaaaaat TTCATGCTTAAATACAAGGATTCACCACGTTTCGTATTCAGTTTTCATGGAGGATTATCACACGATTCTATTAATTTGGTAGGTGCGGCAGACGATGACTTAAATTCCTGGCTGCGTATTTTGAAGGATACACATATTCTCGATAATACAATACTGATTATGATGTCAGATCACGGTAATAG ATTTGCTGAAGTTCGAGCTACCCTGCAGGGCAAACAGGAAGAACGGCTGCCGTTTTTCAGTTTCACATTTCCAAAAGCATTTCAGGAAAGATTTCCCGAAGAGTATGCAAATTTTAAAGCGAACGTTGATCATTTGACCACACCATTTGACGTGCATGCTACACTACAACATATCCTTG CACTTCAAAGCAGTACCGATGATAtggaaaatcataaattgaattcAGATTACTATATGCCACCGGAAGTTGTAACTGAGAATTTAGTGTCTTCACGTCACCAACAGCTTGCTCAAAAACGTGCTATTTCATTATTCGACATAATACCAAAAAATCGATCCTGCAGCGATGCTTACATCGAACCACACTGGTGTGCCTGCCTCAACTGGCAGCGACTCTCCCTCAATGAAAGCGAACCTCACACTCCAGTATTGCTGAAGGCAGCCGATAGCATTGTGAGAACCATTAACGATCTAACCAATTCGTACCGTCATCTTTGTGCCCCCCTTGAACTGGTACACATCAATTGGGCATTACGACTTCATccacataaagaacttttaagCTATAAGCAAAATAGTGACAAGGATGGCTATGTAGCAGACTTGAGtgataaaatgcatataaacgAAGAATTATATCAGCTGCAGATCGTTGTAGCACCGGGCCAATCCCTTTATGAGGCTAGCGTCTCATATGATTTAAAAACATTCGAGATGCAAACAAAGACTACTGAAATATCTcgtgtaaataaatatggcGATCAAGCCAATTGCATATACGAACGCAATCCGGAAATTCGAAAGTATTGCTACTGTCGTGCATAA
- the LOC105221616 gene encoding protein Red has protein sequence MAESVRLTNDDFRKLLATPRQPPPGSTPSINAAAATSSSIEKKKPQGSSSERNDLRRKKKNFYAALKKQEDGKLQQLSEKYRDRARERRDGANPDYQNVSTPGHSSNNAYRAVAPDLKSGIDAAERRRRIIQESKFLGGDMRHTHLVKGLDYALLQKVRSELQTKEVEEQELAVAAATEKLAETAAAEQAEAENKDVDDHMTIKSTMARNIFNIIQARRSKEVSCNELFAPGRMAYVIDLEDDLGETDIPTTLVRSKFEVPVNREDIATLTTNDIVINKLSQILSYLRAGGRNKKNKKRDKDKPLFYEKEMEQSLNMIGTGLSDGVDLTGKAVGDSIYDDIGDYQPSSKKESSKLDKNNLKGGTGSYFADVKGNDDSEPLVTNIPPPPKITKTIASRFANEPEGYAECYPGLEEMNDAIDDSDDEVDYTKMDLGNKKGPIGRWDFDTQEEYSDYMSTKEALPKAAFQYGVKMQDGRRTRKNKTEKSEKAELDREWQKIQNIIQKRKFPKGGAEEPDFKAAKY, from the exons atggcTGAATCAGTCCGTTTGACAAACGATGATTTTCGTAAACTTTTGGCTACTCCGCGTCAACCGCCTCCCGGGAGTACACCATCTATAAATGCAGCTGCAGCTACATCGTCGtccattgaaaagaaaaaacctCAAGGTTCAAGTAGTGAACGTAATGATTTGCGTCGGAAGAAGAAAAATTTTTATGCGGCACTTAAGAAACAGGAAGATGGCAAATTACAGCAACTTTCCGAAAAATATCGCGATCGAGCCAGGGAACGCCGTGACGGTGCAAATCCAGATTATCAAAACGTCAGCACACCTGGTCATAGTAGCAACAATGCTTATCGTGCTGTTGCTCCGGATTTAAAATCAGGCATAGATGCGGCTGAGCGCCGTCGTCGAATTATACAGGAATCTAAATTTTTAGGTGGTGATATGCGACACACCCATTTGGTGAAGGGTCTCGATTATGCTCTTTTACAAAAAGTACGTTCTGAATTACAAACTAAAGAGGTAGAAGAACAAGAATTGGCAGTGGCGGCGGCTActgaaaagttggcagaaaccGCAGCAGCTGAGCAAGCTGAAGCAGAAAACAAAGATGTTGATGATCATATGACTATAAAAAGCACTATGGCCCgaaacattttcaatataattcaaGCTAGGCGATCCAAAGAAGTGTCTTGTAATGAACTATTTGCTCCAGGTCGCATGGCCTACGTTATTGATTTAGAGGATGATTTGGGCGAAACTGATATTCCTACAACATTGGTACGGTCAAAATTCGAAGTGCCTGTTAATCGGGAAGACATTGCCACCCTCACTACAAATGATATAGTTATAAATAAACTTTCTCAAATTCTTTCCTATTTACGGGCTGGTGGTCGtaataagaaaaacaagaaaagggACAAAGATAAACCCCTTTTCTATGAAAAAGAAATGGAACAATCATTGAATATGATTGGGACAGGATTGAGTGATGGTGTTGATTTAACTGGAAAAGCTGTTGGTGACAGCATATATGACGATATTGGTGATTATCAACCAAGTTCTAAAAAGGAAAGTTCCAAATTAGATAAAAATAACCTTAAAGGTGGGACTGGATCTTACTTCGCGGATGTAAAAGGTAACGACGATTCCGAGCCGTTAGTAACGAACATCCCTCCACCGCCAAAGATTACAAAGACGATAGCTTCGCGATTTGCTAATGAACCCGAAGGTTACGCTGAGTGTTATCCAGGCCTAGAAGAGATGAATGATGCTATCGATGATTCTGATGACGAAGTAGATTATACCAAAATGGATTTGGGCAACAAAAAAGGACCTATTGGTAGATGGGATTTTGATACACAAGAGGAATATTCCGATTATATGAGCACAAAGGAGGCTTTACCCAAAGCTGCATTTCAATATGGAGTCAAAATGCAAGACGGAAGACGAACtcgaaaaaacaaaacagagaAAAGCGAAAAGGCAGAGTTGGATCGTGAATGGCAGAAAATACAG aatattatccaaaaacgAAAGTTTCCAAAAGGAGGTGCCGAAGAGCCTGACTTCAAAGCTGCTAAATATTAG
- the Zfp184 gene encoding zinc finger protein 888, whose product MGCSVYCRTCAVPPRDLADGMIDIFANTKIIALLSTIKEWKLDITQDDGLSKCICKPCELALIKIDTFRLQALRAKEYLQKRLQSLEATTVDGEAINGNENDLHIEINCGGVEMHNREALPIQICKNTINIFNENEKVSEKEQSNNMQSGLSAVIEETGELSFDSNIESSRPLEFQVILIEEEEKLTSQWINEDENAGEKRIQPFMRGGNEYEELNNNDNKSVSEVATELHPINMHIFTKPTKKKSTHGIPNEKKMKSKKKCQKRKHYEITPKKILPLVENNPPKTVSGTQFQLIHKETIKDIGPQCKKLSGIPLEDQGQMNDIQKLLGSSSMSLEPLREPSTCSSDDLQSVLMNQFTLQMINANVNILEEDLQIDDFETLLAAVDEQASLASINNNKEKYSSSLENGENILKVNNENLIGCKKRILASDIGKSTLSEAAIYSDKETEGFVTEINDKAKNYESKVVNSTSLSPSKKVSYNEESTGNTILKNNASGAVGRSNKVTSRSMRCRLCVCKVSDQPLFATKQMLDDHIASVHDDKERPYNCPQCTARYRTRSGCVAHINAIHLKKGDKCELCDKIVVGGAGQMRMHIERNHTHGNYTCEICHIELKNISLYNFKYHKRWHNEDKLWRCELCEKAFVTRTHLIEHKVTHTRQGKFLCTRCGKSTRSKWELRTHLYAIHGEGEAPLKCNYCEEKFTQHVQKRAHLERYHPMELAKRIVPCSKCEKHFSTETNLQRHIKQQHNEAKAYIGLSDVVTTSPTLYDGFMCAHCPRKYRSKYALIKHLRVHAVMADRPYSCPDCDMHFKHFSELDRHDLQHHATVRPYKCDECSKAFATKTALKIHRQVHEVKGRNFRCPECNQRFKFEKSLNLHIISHKTMRHTCEICKKSYIRLTQLKTHKKRYHKRTTDSEEE is encoded by the exons ATGGGTTGCAGCGTGTACTGTCGcacctgtgcagtacctcctaGGGATTTAGCGGATGGAATGATCGACATTTTTGCAAACACGAAAATTATTGCACTTTTGAGTACTATAAAGGAGTGGAAATTGGATATTACGCAGGACGATGGACTGTCGAAGTGTATTTGTAAGCCGTGCGAATTGGCGCTAATTAAGATTGATACATTCCGATTGCAAGCGTTGAGAGCtaaagaatatttacaaaaGCGACTTCAATCGTTAGAGGCAACTACTGTGGACGGTGAAGCAATTAACGGCAATGAAAATGACCttcatattgaaataaattgtggTGGAGTGGAGATGCATAACAGGGAAGCCTTACCTattcaaatttgtaaaaatacaattaatatatttaatgaaaatgagaAAGTGAGCGAGAAAGAGCAATCAAACAATATGCAATCAGGTTTAAGTGCAGTTATTGAAGAAACGGGTGAGTTATCGTTTGATTCGAATATTGAGTCTAGCAGACCACTCGAATTTCAGGTAATACTAATTGAAGAGGAAGAGAAATTGACATCACAGTGGATAAATGAAGACGAAAATGCTGGAGAGAAGAGAATTCAACCATTTATGAGGGGGGGAAATGAATATGAGGAGCTTAACAATAATGACAATAAAAGTGTATCAGAGGTAGCTACAGAATTGCATCCAATAAATATGCACATTTTCACCAAACCGACAAAAAAGAAATCAACTCACGGTATacccaatgaaaaaaaaatgaaaagcaaaaaaaaatgccaaaaaaggaAACATTATGAAATCacgccaaaaaaaattttaccactTGTTGAAAACAACCCACCGAAGACTGTTTCAGGGACACAATTTCAATTGATTCATAaagagacaataaaagacatagGACctcaatgtaaaaaattaagcgGCATACCTTTGGAGGATCAAGGGCAAATGAatgatattcaaaaattattaggcAGCAGCAGCATGTCACTTGAGCCACTTAGAGAGCCAAGTACATGCTCGTCCGACGATTTACAATCAGTTCTCATGAATCAATTCACACTTCAAATGATCAATGCAAATGTTAACATCCTTGAAGAAGATTTGCAAATTGATGACTTCGAAACTTTGCTGGCCGCAGTTGATGAGCAAGCCTCTTTAGCAtcgataaacaataataaagaaaaatattccagtTCTCTGGAAAACGGAGAAAATATACTAAAAGTAAACAATGAAAATCTGATTGGTTGTAAAAAAAGAATTCTAGCATCAGATATAGGAAAAAGTACCTTGTCAGAGGCTGCTATATACAGTGATAAAGAAACTGAAGGATTTGTAACggaaataaatgacaaagccaAAAATTATGAATCTAAAGTGGTAAATTCTACATCACTTAGCCCTTCTAAAAAAGTGTCATATAATGAGGAGTCGACTGGTAATactattcttaaaaataatgcatCTGGCGCTGTTGGCCGTTCAAATAAAGTAACTTCAAGAAGTATGCGTTGCCGCCTTTGTGTATGTAAGGTTTCGGATCAGCCACTTTTCGCTACAAAACAGATGCTCGATGATCATATAGCTTCAGTACACGATGATAAAGAACGACCATATAATTGCCCTCAGTGTACGGCGCGATATCGCACGCGAAGCGGGTGTGTAGCACACATAAACGCCATACACCTAAAAAAGGGGGACAAATGTGAGTTGTGCGATAAAATTGTTGTAGGCGGCGCCGGACAAATGCGTATGCACATCGAACGCAATCACACCCACGGCAACTACACATGTGAGATCTGTCACATAGAGCTAAAGAATATATCACTTTACAATTTCAAGTATCATAAAAGATGGCACAATGAAGATAAATTGTGGAGATGCGAGTTATGCGAGAAAGCATTTGTTACGCGAACTCATCTAATAGAGCACAAAGTAACACATACACGTCAAGGAAAGTTTCTTTGTACACGGTGCGGGAAAA gtaCGCGCAGTAAATGGGAGCTGCGTACACACCTCTATGCCATTCATGGCGAAGGAGAAGCGCCATTAAAATGCAACTATTGCGAAGAAA AGTTTACTCAACATGTACAGAAACGAGCTCATCTTGAGCGTTATCATCCCATGGAGTTGGCTAAGCGTATAGTTCCCTGTTCAAAATGTGAAAAACATTTCTCTACAGAGACTAATCTTCAACGGCATATTAAGCAACAGCATAATGAAGCTAAAGCCTATATCGGACTCTCAGATGTCGTGACGACTTCGCCAACACTTTATGACGGATTTATGTGCGCACATTGCCCTCGTAAATATCGCTCTAAGTATGCCCTCATTAAACATCTAAGAGTGCATGCGGTGATGGCAGATCGGCCATATTCATGTCCTGATTGTGATATGCACTTTAAACACTTCTCAGAATTGGACAGGCATGATTTGCAGCATCATGCTACAGTGCGTCCATACAAATGTGATGAATGTTCCAAAGCTTTCGCTACAAAAACCGCGCTTAAAATTCACCGACAAGTTCACGAAG TAAAGGGCAGAAACTTTCGATGCCCAGAATGTAATCAACGGTTCAAATTTGAGAAATCTTTGAATTTACACATTATTTCGCACAAAACAATGCGCCACAcctgtgaaatttgtaaaaagtcATACATACGACTaacacaattgaaaa ctCACAAAAAGCGATACCATAAGAGAACCACCGATTCAGAGGAAGAGTAA